TGCGCCCGTCCAGGAGGGCGTTCAGCTGCTTACGCCACTCCGCCCGGTCGGTGATGCCCCAGCCGTCGCGGAGCGTGTCGAGTTCATGGGTGTACCCCATGTAGACCGAGCCGACATCGTTCCACGGCACGCCGTTGGCGAACGCCAGATGGGTGCCGCAGGCGAGGCCGAAGGCGAGCGGGCCGTGCAGGGGGCCGTGCCGCAGGGCGGCGAAACGGTCGCCCGAGACCCGCTCCCGCTCGCTGTACGCGCGCAGCCAGCCCGCGCGGTGCTCGGGCGTGGTGGGCAGCAGCAGCTGCGCGGGGGTGCCGGCGTTGACGGCGAGGAACAGCCGTGGGTCGCGCCAGGTGAACGCGGCGACCCAGCGGAGGGTGACCGCGTGGAACACCCAGTCCGGGTGCCATGGCGGCAGCATCCCGCGGGTGAGGACCTGCCGGACGAGGAGCCCCTTGGCCGTCTGCCCGGTCGGCCAGTGGACGTTGTCCGGAGCCGCGTCCACCTCGGCCCTGGGGGCGGCGATGAAGAGCTCGGCGTCGGCGAGGACACGTACCTGGGCCGGGAAGTCGCCGCGCAGTCCCGCCTCCCGCAGCCGCTGCTCGGTCTCGGACGGCGGGGTCCAGGCGGGCTCGGGGAAGGCGGGGCGGTTGCGGGAGTTCATGACCACGGGATGTTCCGGTAGGGGCTCGACGGGTCCTGGGCGAGGGTCCGGTGGATGGCCACGGACTCCTGGTACATCGGCTCGGGGTCGCCCTCGTCGAAGTGGATCAGCCGGGCGAGCAGATAGCCGAGCGAGAACTCCTCCCAGGAGCCGTACGTCTGCCGGGCGGCTTCGAGGACCCTGAGCACGGACTCCTCGGCCTCCTGCGGGCCGCAGTACCGTGCGCCGAGCGCGAGGCGTACGACGTTCACGGCGCGGCCGTGGTCGAAGGCGGCGAGGGTGTCGACCCGGCCGTCCGGCGGGAGGAGCCCGTCGGCGCGGAACCGCTCCTCGTAGTGGGTGATCCGGCGCAGGAACTCTGCGGCCTCGGCGGGGTCCTCGCCGTACCGCTCGTCCCGCTCGAACGCGGCGGAGACCGCCGTCGCCCACTGCTCGCGGCCCGGGGCGGCGCCCAGTCGTGCGGTGAGAGTGCGCCGGACGCCCAGGACGGACTCGGGGATCCGGCCGACCAGCCGGGTGGCGATCAGGAGCCGCAGCCTGTCCCGGAAGTCGGCCCGGTGGTGGACGGCCCAGGGCCGGCCCAGCCGGGAGACGTCGGTGGGGTAGTCCTCGTACTGGGCGCCGAGGCCGTTCCACACCAGGCCGTTGAGCACGGCGAGGTGCGCGCCGAGCGCGAGGGCGTGCGCGACCGGGCCGTGCAGCGGTCCGCCGGCATGGGTGAGCAGACGGAGCCGTGCGGGTCCGCCGCCCCGGGTCCCCGCCTCCTCCCAGGCCCGCCGGTCGGCGGCCCGGGCGGGGAGGGCGGCCTCGAAGGGGGTGTCCGGGTTGACCGCGAGCCACCACCGGTCGTTCGGCCAGGCCGCGGCGAGCCGGGGGAGGGTGGTCTGCTTGAACACCCAGTCGGGGTGCCACTCCGGCAGCATGCCCTCGGTCAGCACCGGTACGACGGTGCGCCGGGCGGCCTTGTCACGCCGCGAGGGGAGGGGCGGCGTGTACCCGGGGGCGTCCGCGTGCACCCGTGCCTGCAGGACGTAGAGACGGGTCCGTCCGAGGGCGTCCAGGACGGCCGCCCGGTCGTCGCGCGCCGCCGCCTCGTACAGCAGCCGTTCGGTGTACGTGGGTGGTGTCCAGGTCCCCGTGGTCATGGCGAGATCCTACAAACCGGCCCGGAGGGGCGGTCGTTCGGACCGGGTGGGCGATCAGAGCCGCGCCGACTTCAGGGACATGTGGAGCAGCAGCCGGTCCTCGCCGTCGTCCAGGTCCAGGCCCGTGAGCTGCTCGACCCGCGACAAGCGGTAGTAGAGGGTCTGGCGGTGGATGCCGAGGGCGGCGGCCGTGCGTCCCGCCTGGCCCGCGTTGTCGAGGAACACCTCGGCGGTGCGCGCCAGTTCGGCGTGGGCGGGGGCGACGAGCGGGGCGACGGCGGGGTCGACCTCGGGGTGGTAGAGCGCCGCGAGCAGACGGTACGGGCCGATCCCGGCCCATTCGGCGACCGGGCCGAGGCTCGGCTGGGCGGTGGCGGCGCGGGCCGCCGTGTTGGCCTCGCGCCAGGCCGCGGGGAGGTCCGTGAGGCCCCGGCGGGGGGTGGCGATGCCGGCCGGGGCGGCGGCGCGCAGCCGGTCGGCGGCCGTGCGGGCGGGGGAGAGGTCCTCGGGCGTGCGCAGCCGTACGAGGACGGCGAGGGACTCGCCGGACTCGCCCTCGGGGAGGACCGCGACGGCCGCCGCCCCGGGGACCGACCGGATCGAGGGAGCCTCACCCTGCCAGGGGGACACACAGACGACGGTGTGCAGACCGTCCGCGCTGGGGCCGAGGGCCACCCGGAGGGCCGCGACGGCCATGTCGCTCTGCCAGCCGCGCCCGGCGGTCAGTGCCGCCGCGAACTCGCGCGAGAGGTCGGCGTCCGCGCGCTCCTCGTCGGCGAGGAGGTCGCCGATCCGGGCGGCGACCTCCATGGCGGACGTGAGCCGGGAGGGCGTGGGGGCGGGCTCGGCGTCGAGCAGCCAGACGTACCCGAGGACGACCCCCCGATGGCGTACGGGCAGACAGATGCGGTCCCGCAACACGCCGGCGTCCGGGGCGGCCGGGATGCGGACCGGGCCGGTGGCCCGGGTGATGCCGAAACCCTCGAACCAGGCGCGGACCGCGGGGGTCGACTTCCGGGTCAGGATCGACCGCGTCCGGACGGGGTCCATCGCGGTGTCGTCGTCGCTGTCGTGGGCTCCGAAGGCGATCAGGCCGAAATCGCGGTTCTCCAGCGTCGCCGGCGCGCCGAGCAGCGCGGAGATCTCGTCCACCAGTTCTTGGTAATCGCCCTTCACAGCGCCATTCTCGCACCCTCTCAGACATATGTATGAGATGCCGCGCACGGATGCGTGACAGCTGTAGATGGCGGACGATCGGAGCGATCCCTAGGTTTCACGGTGGTTCTTCGTGCTGTTCCCGGATTCTTACGAAAGATCGGGTACAGCCCCCTTCGTCACCCTGTCCTTCTGGAGGTCCCCGTGCTGGGTCCCGTGATCCTCGCCGCGTCGCGCAGCGACAAGATGCGCCGTTTCGTGTCGGCCGCCCCCGGGACCAAGCAGGTCGTCGCCCGCTTCATCGCCGGCGAGTCGGTCGAGGACGTCGTCCCGATCGTCCAGGAGCTGAGCGACCGCGGCCTGGAGGTCACCCTCGACGTCGTCGGTGAGGACATCACCACCGTCGAGCAGTCGTACGCCGCCCGCGACGCCTACCTGCAGCTCATCGGCCGCCTCAAGGAGCTGGGCCTCGGTGAGCGCGCCGAGATGTCCGT
This sequence is a window from Streptomyces sp. NBC_00691. Protein-coding genes within it:
- a CDS encoding DUF1266 domain-containing protein — protein: MNSRNRPAFPEPAWTPPSETEQRLREAGLRGDFPAQVRVLADAELFIAAPRAEVDAAPDNVHWPTGQTAKGLLVRQVLTRGMLPPWHPDWVFHAVTLRWVAAFTWRDPRLFLAVNAGTPAQLLLPTTPEHRAGWLRAYSERERVSGDRFAALRHGPLHGPLAFGLACGTHLAFANGVPWNDVGSVYMGYTHELDTLRDGWGITDRAEWRKQLNALLDGRNSPPEPDFALKVREELRIARGAPPSPDEWRETAAGHAQDLGASPAAVRRIEDLVRRIVRYEARFRADGLLAPDDRVRRTVAYDYGRAVNLARWGLSARFCAPPEAEQAIVHAGALARSAHGSWQEYSAGYALGRVLRFDGEEYGPFHEQNVAAHRVLTEHEGSPWRNLPWR
- a CDS encoding DUF1266 domain-containing protein — translated: MTTGTWTPPTYTERLLYEAAARDDRAAVLDALGRTRLYVLQARVHADAPGYTPPLPSRRDKAARRTVVPVLTEGMLPEWHPDWVFKQTTLPRLAAAWPNDRWWLAVNPDTPFEAALPARAADRRAWEEAGTRGGGPARLRLLTHAGGPLHGPVAHALALGAHLAVLNGLVWNGLGAQYEDYPTDVSRLGRPWAVHHRADFRDRLRLLIATRLVGRIPESVLGVRRTLTARLGAAPGREQWATAVSAAFERDERYGEDPAEAAEFLRRITHYEERFRADGLLPPDGRVDTLAAFDHGRAVNVVRLALGARYCGPQEAEESVLRVLEAARQTYGSWEEFSLGYLLARLIHFDEGDPEPMYQESVAIHRTLAQDPSSPYRNIPWS
- a CDS encoding PucR family transcriptional regulator translates to MKGDYQELVDEISALLGAPATLENRDFGLIAFGAHDSDDDTAMDPVRTRSILTRKSTPAVRAWFEGFGITRATGPVRIPAAPDAGVLRDRICLPVRHRGVVLGYVWLLDAEPAPTPSRLTSAMEVAARIGDLLADEERADADLSREFAAALTAGRGWQSDMAVAALRVALGPSADGLHTVVCVSPWQGEAPSIRSVPGAAAVAVLPEGESGESLAVLVRLRTPEDLSPARTAADRLRAAAPAGIATPRRGLTDLPAAWREANTAARAATAQPSLGPVAEWAGIGPYRLLAALYHPEVDPAVAPLVAPAHAELARTAEVFLDNAGQAGRTAAALGIHRQTLYYRLSRVEQLTGLDLDDGEDRLLLHMSLKSARL